A portion of the Streptomyces platensis genome contains these proteins:
- a CDS encoding response regulator transcription factor: MHLTSREKFPPAGGDRQASLLVLGPAATSEKVLESLELAGYQVAGAGTRAGALVLLAAQRFDLLIIDTLMPDAHELAGYQRLADGSAPVLFLTESTSLDGLCPWLSLGVADYVLKPLRMPEILARVQVLLHDRGAGRPERAPRHAGLILGDLVLNDATCQVWRGPRELSLSPTEYRLLRCLLLHSGQVLSKEQISRNVWGEDGARTENTIESLISRLRRKVDREAPPLIHTRKGFGYWLGPGEGVGSQ, from the coding sequence ATGCACCTGACTTCCCGTGAGAAGTTCCCTCCGGCCGGCGGCGATCGGCAAGCGTCCTTACTCGTCCTCGGCCCGGCGGCAACATCCGAAAAGGTCCTGGAGAGTCTGGAGCTGGCGGGGTATCAGGTCGCCGGGGCCGGCACCAGGGCCGGGGCGCTGGTGCTGCTGGCCGCCCAGCGGTTCGACCTGCTGATCATCGACACCCTGATGCCTGACGCGCACGAACTGGCGGGGTATCAGCGCCTGGCCGACGGCAGCGCCCCGGTGCTGTTCCTGACCGAGTCCACGTCACTGGACGGTCTGTGTCCATGGCTCAGTCTCGGCGTCGCCGACTATGTCCTCAAGCCGCTGCGCATGCCGGAAATTTTGGCCAGAGTGCAGGTGCTGCTGCACGACCGGGGTGCCGGACGGCCGGAACGCGCGCCGCGCCATGCCGGCCTCATCCTGGGCGACCTCGTCCTGAACGACGCAACGTGCCAGGTGTGGCGCGGACCGCGAGAGCTCAGTCTGTCACCCACGGAGTACCGGCTGCTGCGCTGCCTCTTGCTCCACTCGGGGCAGGTCCTGTCCAAGGAGCAGATCAGTCGGAATGTGTGGGGTGAGGACGGGGCCCGCACCGAGAACACCATCGAGTCGCTCATCTCCCGCCTCCGGCGCAAGGTCGACCGGGAGGCTCCCCCCTTGATCCACACCCGTAAGGGATTCGGCTACTGGCTCGGCCCGGGGGAGGGGGTCGGGAGCCAGTAG
- a CDS encoding PadR family transcriptional regulator — protein MKEPSSGWLRGVLPLALAAVLAQGDQHGYALVQQLAAHGFGTIRGGALYPVLGRMEIEGLVEARWEPGEGGPGRKVYRLSDAGRARLLEEAATWQRFSDLMDRLLEQVTKEE, from the coding sequence GTGAAGGAACCCTCATCGGGCTGGCTGCGGGGTGTGCTGCCGCTGGCGCTCGCCGCTGTGCTGGCGCAGGGGGATCAGCACGGCTATGCGCTGGTGCAGCAGTTGGCCGCCCACGGATTCGGCACCATCCGCGGGGGAGCGCTGTACCCGGTGCTCGGTCGGATGGAGATCGAAGGGCTGGTGGAAGCCCGCTGGGAGCCCGGGGAAGGCGGGCCGGGTCGCAAGGTGTACCGGCTCAGCGATGCCGGACGGGCTCGACTGCTCGAGGAGGCCGCGACGTGGCAGCGGTTCTCCGACTTGATGGACCGGCTGCTGGAGCAGGTAACGAAGGAGGAGTAG